Within Sorangiineae bacterium MSr11367, the genomic segment GCGCGGGAGGCGAAGGCGCCGGCGCGGAGGACGACGGCACCGAGATCGCAGGAGGCTCCTGCGCCGCCGCACCTGGAAACGGCGTTTCGGGTTGGGTCGGCCTAGCGGCCGGCGTCGCCGCCCTCTGTGCTTCCCGACGACGGCGTCGCTAACCAGACGACCTGCTGCTCCGGCGTGTGCGCCTGCCCGAGGATCTCTCGATAGAGATCCGGGCGGCGCGCCTTTCGGTATCGGTGGCCTCCGGCCTTCTCCAATTTCTCGCGCGTGCACACTGCGACGGTGACGTCATCGCCCAACGTTCGACACTCGGCGATGACGTCGCCGAATGGGTCGACCACCATCGAGCAGCCGTTCTTCAATTGGTCGTCGTCCATGCCGATGGCATTGGAGAATACTGCATAGATGCCATTGTCGTACGCGCGGGCGGGCAGCCACTTCATGAGCCAGCCGCGCCCCTTCATGCCGTCGAACTCCAGCCGCAGCGAGGTCGGATCGCTTTCGCGGTTCTTCCACAGCTCCGGATCGACGAAGCCCGCGCCCGGCCGGGTGGAGGGCGTGCACATGGTGACGTGCGGCATGAAGAGCACCTCGGCCCCGAGCAATGCCGTGGCGCGCACGTTCTCGATGACGTTGTTGTCGTAGCAAATCAAAATACCGCACTTCCAACCATGAATGTCGAATACGACGTATTCGTTGCCCGGTAGAAGATGCGGATTGATGAACGGGTGCAGCTTTCGAAACTTGCCCACCAACCCGTTCCCGTCGACACAGACGTAGGCCTTGTAGAGATGGTCTTCGCGGTCCTTCTCGAACAGGCCGGCCAAGACCACGATCTGCCGGCTTCGGGCGATGGCCACCAATCGCTCGATGCTTGGCCCTTCGGGCACCGGCTCGGCCAGCGCGAGCATCTGCTCGCGCGAGAGGTGGCGCGCGAACGTGTAACCCGTGACGGAGCACTCGTGGAATGCCACCACGTCGGCGCCCTGCTGCTTGGCCTTCGCCGCCAGGCCATCGATCACGCCGAGGTTGAAGTCTTTGTCGCCGCTCCTATTCTCGAACTGCGCGGTCGCGATTCTCAAGCTACTCATGGAGATCTCCCAAATGGAACGATGGAACACCGGGATCGTCGTGTTCGACGACGTCGAAGTGCTGGATTTTGCGGGCCCGTTCGAAGTCTTTTCTAGGACCAGGCTCGTCGGCGGGGTAGCGTCGCGCCGCTCGGAGGAACATGCGCCGTTCCGCGTCTTCACCATCGGCGTGCGCGAAGGCACGGTTTCGGCCATCGGCGGTCTCAAGATCACGCCCGATTTTTCGCTGGCCAACGCACCGCCCATCGACCTTCTCGTCGTTCCGGGTGGCATCGGCACACGCCCGTTGGTGAACGACGCGACGACGATCGACTTCATCCGCGAGCGCGCCGGCTCCGCGAAGCTCGTCGCCTCCGTCTGCACGGGCGCGCTTTTGCTGGCCAAGGCCGGGCTCCTGCGCGGCAAGGGGGCGACCACGCACTGGGCCGCGCTCGACGAGCTCGCCAAAGTAGATCCCGAGGTTCGCGTCGAACGCAACGTGCGCTGGGTCGACGAGGGCGCGATCATCACGTCGGCCGGCGTCGCCTCGGGCATCGACATGTCCTTCTACCTCGTGGAGAAGCGCTGCGGGCGCGAGGTCGCCGACGAGACCGCGCATTACATCGAGTACAGGCGCGCCGCGTCCGCTTGATGCTCGCCAGCGCTTGTCGCGGCGGCCGCATGGTCCCACGATCCACGGTCGCATGACTTCCGCTCGTCGCGTAACCCCCGCCGATGCCCCGCATCGAACCTGGCTTCTCGTGCACCCGAAGGGCCTCGTCGTCCGCCGCGAGGGCGATGACGCCGTGTTTTTCCCGACGGACGACGACATCGCGCAGCTCGGGGTGGACACCAAGGCTGCGCACCACCTCGGGCCCCTGCGCGACGAACATGGGCGCGACACGGAGTCCTTCGCCGTGTCGCTCGATGAAGAGACCCAGCTGCGGCCGCCATTGGTCGTGGCCAACCTTCGTGAGATCTACATCCCGCTCGGGGACGAGCGTTTCTGGCTGGCCGGCCGCGCTACCCAGGTCGTCGACTGGGCGAAGACGCACCGATTCTGCGGTCGCTGCGCGACGCCCACCGTCGCGATGGAGAACGAGCGCTGCCTGCGTTGCCCCGCGTGCGGCTTGCTGTCGTATCCGCGCATCTCGCCGGCCATCATCGTGCTCGTGCGCCGTGGCGACCGCGTGCTGCTCGCACGCAACGCTCGTTCCACGTTCGGTTTCTACAGCGTGCTCGCCGGATTTTCGGAGGTGGGCGAGTCCCTCGAAGAAACCATCGTGCGGGAGGTCCGCGAGGAAGTCGGCGTGGACGTGGCCAACCCCCGTTACTTCGGGAGCCAGCCTTGGCCGTTCCCGCACTCGCTCATGATCGGCTTCGTGGCCGATTGGGTGTCAGGCGAGATTCAAGTCGATGGCGCCGAAATTGCGCACGCCGACTGGTTCCGTGCCGACGCACTTCCGCCGATCCCGCCGCGCCTCAGCATTGCGCGAAGCTTGATCGATGCATGGCTCGCGGACGCGCGCGGCACGTGATGGGTCGCCGATACGTCGGTCAGCGAAGTCGACCGAGGCGCGGGCGGCGAGTCTCGACGAAATAAATGACGAGGGCCATCGCGGCGCATGCCGTGGACGCGATGAGCAATACCATCGACAAAGGGGCGGCGCCCATGGCGCTCCCTGCAACTCCGCACGCGACGCTGGCTGCGAGCAAACCAAGCGTCCAGCGCGGGGTGGCCACGCGATGCCCGGGAACCGGGACGCTGGCGTAACGCGCGCGCGATCGCTCAATAGAATGGGGTGCACTGCCTTGCATCATGGCTCCTGGGCCCCCCCAACAATGAATAACGTGAGGACTTACTTCACGTTCTCGATTCGATTCACTGGCGTACTACCCAAAGAAGTAAGCAAATCTTCCCGAGGCGCCCGTCTTTAGGGGAGAAGGCCCGGAAGGAAAAGGGAAAGATTTTCACGGGTGCGGGAGCAATGGATATGCCTCCTTAATTTGTGCCCGCAATTGCGCTCATCTCAGCAAGAATGACGTAGCGAGCGCGTGACATTTCGCCACACGCACCGTCTCGTTGGTGTGTTTTGCCCCACGCCCGGCTGCGATGGCACATTGACGCCACAGCTTGCCGCCGCTACGTCTCCGCGAACCATGCGCGTGCATCCGTCGGTCTGTGTATCATTTTTGCTTGGAATTCTCGAGGGATGCGGCGCAAGCGCTCCGCAAGCTGGCGCGCCCTCTTCGGCGGCCGCCACCTCGTCGGCGTCTTCGAACGTGGCGATCGGCGCCGAGGAAAAAGCGTTGGCGGCCCGCATGACGGCCGAGAGCATTGCGGGCCCAACGCGATTTCTTTCCGACGACAAACTCGAGGGCCGTGCGCCCGGGTCGCGCGGTGGTCAGTTGGCCGTGGAGTATTTGGCCTCGGAGTTTCGGCGTTTGGGGCTTCAGCCCGGTGGCGATGGGGGGACGTATTTCCAGCGTGTCCCCCTGGTGGCCCTCACCCCGGAGGTGAAAGGGCCCGTGACGTTCTCGAGTGTGACGAAAAAGGAAAATAGCCTTTCCCTGGCCTCGGCGAACGACCTGGTGATCATGTCGGGTGTCCAGGAAACCCGCGTTCGAATGGCCAATGCCGAATTGGTGTTTGCGGGTTACGGCATCGTCGCGCCCGAATACCAATGGGACGACTACAAAGACGTGGACGTTCGCGGGAAGGTGGTGGTCGTGATGAACAACGACCCATCGTCGGATCCCACGCTTTTCGAGGGCAAGCGCCGCCTGTGGTACGGGCGGTGGGATTACAAATACTTGCAAGCCGCAAAGAAAGGCGCGGCGGGGGTCATCATCGTTCACACGACGGAATCGGCGGGGTATCCGTGGCAGGTGGTGGTGACGTCGAACGCACTGGAGAAGTTCGAGCTTCCCGCCACCAAGGGTGAGCCGCGTCTGCTCGCGAAAATGTGGGCCACCGAGGATGCGAGCCGGCGCATCGCGGCGCTGGGCGGAGAGAACCTCGATGCATTGAGGCAGGCGGCCGAGCGGCGTGATTTTCGACCGCGCGCGCTGAATGTCAAATTGGACTTGGACTTTACCAACAAGCGCCGCGACATCGAAAGCGCCAATGTTCTCGGCGTCCTGCCGGGCCGCGATCCGGAGCTCTCGCGCGAGGCGGTCGTTTACAGTGCGCACCATGACCATCTCGGTATTGGCGCGCCCCGAAACGGCGATTCGATTTATAACGGTGCGGTGGACAACGCCTCCGGAAGCGGGACGCTCGTCGCCATGGCGGGGGCTTTCGCGGGTGCCGAGTCGAAGCCGCGGCGGTCCATCGTGTTTGCCGCGGTGGCCGCGGAAGAGCAGGGGTTGCTCGGCTCCCAATGGTATTGCGAGCATCCCACCTTTCCCGCCGGCCGCATCGCGGCCGATCTCAATATGGATTCGATGAACATCTTCGGCCCGACCCGCGATTTGGGATTTGTGGGCCTCGGAAAATCGTCGCTCGACGATGTGGTGACCGCGCTGGCCACGGCCCAGGGGCGCACGTTGCACGGCGATGCTTTCCCGGATCGGGGGTCCTTTTACCGGTCCGACCAATTCAGCTTTGCAAAGATCGGTGTCCCCTCGATTTACATCAAAGGCGGCCCCGAGTACGTGGGGCGCCCGCCGGGGTGGGGCAAAGAGCAGCAAGAGCTCTTCGAGCGAACGCGCTACCACCAGCCCTCCGACGAGTTCGACCCCAACTGGGACTTACGCGGCGCCGTCGAGGACGCCCAACTGCTCCTCCTCGCAGGCTGGCGCATCGCCAACGCCCCGGAGCTTCCCACGTGGAAGAAGGGCGACGAATTCGCGAACGTCCCTCGCCCGCGCCAATGACCTATTTCGACGTGGCTGCGAGGTAGTGCGCGCGGATGCGGTCGGGGGAAAGCACCCGGTCGTAGATGGCAACTTCGTCGAGGGTGCCTTGGAAGGCACCGCTATCTGCGGAGTTGCCCCCGAGCACGAGGGTGGCGTTCGAACCGACTCGGCTGTCGCCGAACGTCGTGTTCGCGACTTCGTTCCCATCGAGATAGAGGCGACCCACCGTGCCCTCGAAGCCTTCGAAGGTGGCAACGATGTACACGTAATCACGGGTCGCCGGTGTCGTGTACGTCACCGCGGTGGAGCTGCCGGACGTGACGCGCGAATAGAACCATTGGACGCTATTCGTGTCCGGGGAGTAGGTGAACAGCTCGTACCCGTTTCCCGTGGCCTCGCCATTCTTGGACATGATGTATCCACGGCTGCTGCCCTCCCACTTGACCCAAGCCTCGAGCGTGCAAGGCCCGCGGCTGCGACAATCGAGGGCGTCGCCGATGACGATGCGCGTGCCAATTTGGCCGTCGAGGTGCACCGCCCGGTTGCCCGCCACGATGCCCGGAGCGCCGAGTGTAAATCCTCGTTCGTAGACTCCGGGGTACGCATCCATTTCGTCGTTGGCGGTCGTGCCCGACGTCTCGCCAAATCGCCAATACGCACTCGGCTGGTCGGCCAGCACGGCCTGCGCATAGGGATCGCCATCCGGGGGTTTTGCGCCATCCGTCGGGGGCTTGGCGTCCCCTCCGTCCGGGAGAGGGCCGGAGACAACGTCGCCGCTCTGGAAATCCAAATCAGCGAGAAAGCTACAACCGCTAGCCAGCGCTGCGAGCCATGGTCCCGCGACGACGACGTCTCGAAGGCGCCATCTTCGACGGATGGAAGGCATCACCCGCATTCTGACTCGAGGATAGCTCGAGAGCTGCACTTGTCGAGTGGCGCGAGGAAGCCATCGCACGCAGGTATATCCTCCGTATATTAGAAAAACTAATCGCTATTGGTCGCAATTTTCCATCGAAGAAGAAGGGATGGCTCGAACGGCTCCTTCATTTCGAATCGGCGGCCTTGTAGTGCGCTTGGATGCGATTGGCCGAGACGACGTGCTCGTAGATGGCGAGTTCGTCGAGCATGCCCGAGAAGCCGCCGTCACCAGAGGCGTTGTTGCCGAGGTAAAGCTCGGATTGCCCGCCCACGAGGCTATCGCGGAACTCCGAAGTCTGTACCTCGGCGCCGTCGAGGTACAGTCGGCCGATGTTGCCGTCGTAGGTGGCGACCACGTGCACGAAAGCCGTCTTGGCCGCGGTGTCGAAGGTCACCGAGGTTCCACGGTCGCCATTCTGACGGAGGTACGTCCATCGAAACCGCCCCCCGTCGACGCCGGAGACGAACAACGCATAACCGGTTCCGCCACGGTCGCTCGCGCGCTTGGAGAATATGTTGCCCGTGCCGCCGCCCGACCACTGGACCCATGCTTCGAGCGTGCAGGATACATTGTTGCTGAAATCGAAAATATCACCGAGGCGGATACGGCCGGATTGACCATCGAACCGCACGGCGGTGTCGTTGGAGACGACGCCGTTGCCGCCGAGGGTAAAGCCTTGTTGGTAGGTGCCGGGGTGGGAGCCCGCCGAGTCCTTGGCGCTCGTCCCGGAGCCATCGCCCAATCGCCAATAGGCGCTGGGTTGGTCGGCCATCACCTCATTGGCATACTTGGGGGGTGGTGGTGGTACCTTGGCGTCGTTGCGGTCCGTCGAGGCATCGCTCACCGTGCCCGTCTCGCGGACATCCGGGTCGGACGCATCGAACGAAGGGCCGCCGCCGTCCGGCGGAGGCTCGTCCTTGACCGGGGGGCCCGCACCATCGCCGCCGCCGGGCGAATCGCCGCCCTCGGGCAACTCGAGATCCGCGAGGAAGCTGCACCCCGTGATCTGCACCACCAACCAAGGCACGGCAACCACGAGGACGTTGTGTCGAATTCTTCGCCTTCGCACTCCCCGTAGGGCGGCCGGCACACGCATACGCTACGAGGCTATCGTTGGAATCGAAATGAGCAACTGCCAAATCGCTTATCCCGGAGATATGTAACGTGCCCGCGGGCGGATGAGAACTCCGCTTTCACGCTGTTCGAGGGCGTGAGCGACCAAACCGGCCGCACGGCCCAACGCAAAGAGAGTGCTTGCTGTGCCTTTGGGCGCGCCCAGGGCATACGCCGCGGCGACGAGGGCCACGTCGACCGACGGGTGCTGGCCCAGGGGCTCGGCCGCTTCCACGAGGGCGTTCAGGATGCGAAGCTCGCGCTTGTCCCCCGCGGCCTCGGTGGACAAGTCGAGCAAGACGCGGCCGCGTGGATCTCCTTGTCGGTACAAGTGATGGCCGAAACCCGGAATAGCCTCTCCGCGCATGGCGTAGCCCGCGGCCATGCGCTTGGCACGGTGCGGCTGCGGAATATCCTCGACCAGCGCTTCGACGGCCTCGCTGGCCGTGCCGTGGAGCGGTCCGGAGAAGGCGCTCGCCGCGGCCAAGAGCACCGCGTACAAATCGGCGCCCGACGATGCGACGACCCGCGCGGCAAACGAGGAGACCGTGAGCTCGTGGTCCGCGCAAAGAACGAGTGCCGCGTCGATGAGCCGCACGCGCGCAGGCTGCGCGGAGCGATTCAAGAGAAGGCAGATGCGTTCGGCCACGCGCGCGGTACGGGGCGCGGCGTCGGGCCATCGCGCGGGGTTTACGATCCAGGGCAGCGCGGCGATGAGGCTGCGGGCGAGGCGTCGCGTGGCCTCGGCCGACGGCGGGCTCGCGCCGCGCCGCGATCGGCCGAAGCTCGAATGCGCTTGCCAGGCCGCGAGGAGAAGGGGCATGCGCGCAAGGGGGCGTCGCGTCCGCGCGGCGAGGGGGGCCAACTCGGCCTCGGGAATCGCGGCGGTGGGCCAGTGCGGTGACGTCGGTGGCAGCACTCCGCCCCCGCTCCAGAGCAACTCGGCGACTTGCTCGAAGCTCGCGCCGCGTGCCACCAGGTCCGTGGCAAGCATGCCGCGGTAGCGGGGGCCGTCGACGGTCATCTCGGTGATGCTCGAGTCGAGCACGGGCTCGCCCCAGCGCAGGGCGCCGGCGGCGACGGGACCATGCCCGGAGCGTGCGTCGTGCCGTGCCTTCAAACGAAGAATGTCGTCTCGAAGGTACATGCGCCCGCGGCCTTTGCCGGCGGAGGGATAGCTGCGAACCAATCCGCGGCTGGCGTACGCGTAGAGCGTCTCCCGGCGTATCCCGAGCATGGCACACGCTTCCGGCGACGAGACGAACTGGGTCGTATGGATTGTCGAATCAACGTTGATCAACATGACGCACCGGCCCAAATAAATCCTCGAGAGGAGCAAAAGTCATGGCAAATGGGACAACCGGGGCAGGCGAAACGGCAAATGACACGATCTCGACGGCCTTGAGTGACGTCGACGGGGCCGCAGGAAGGTTGATCATCGCGGGGCGCGACGTCGAGCGATGGGCGGAGACGGCCTCGTTCGAGGACGCGTGCGCCCTCCTGTGGGCTGCGGCCGATGGCCGTCCGCGCTCCAGCGTGGACATCCAGAAACGGCTCGGCGCGGGGCGCATCGAGGCATGGAACCGGCTCGGCGCCCTGGGCGATGCGCTCTCCGCATCGGATGGCATGGATGCGCTGCGCGCGGCCGTGAGCCATCTTCGCCTCGGTGACGCGGCCGACGATG encodes:
- a CDS encoding nitrilase family protein, encoding MSSLRIATAQFENRSGDKDFNLGVIDGLAAKAKQQGADVVAFHECSVTGYTFARHLSREQMLALAEPVPEGPSIERLVAIARSRQIVVLAGLFEKDREDHLYKAYVCVDGNGLVGKFRKLHPFINPHLLPGNEYVVFDIHGWKCGILICYDNNVIENVRATALLGAEVLFMPHVTMCTPSTRPGAGFVDPELWKNRESDPTSLRLEFDGMKGRGWLMKWLPARAYDNGIYAVFSNAIGMDDDQLKNGCSMVVDPFGDVIAECRTLGDDVTVAVCTREKLEKAGGHRYRKARRPDLYREILGQAHTPEQQVVWLATPSSGSTEGGDAGR
- a CDS encoding DJ-1/PfpI family protein, coding for MERWNTGIVVFDDVEVLDFAGPFEVFSRTRLVGGVASRRSEEHAPFRVFTIGVREGTVSAIGGLKITPDFSLANAPPIDLLVVPGGIGTRPLVNDATTIDFIRERAGSAKLVASVCTGALLLAKAGLLRGKGATTHWAALDELAKVDPEVRVERNVRWVDEGAIITSAGVASGIDMSFYLVEKRCGREVADETAHYIEYRRAASA
- the nudC gene encoding NAD(+) diphosphatase, giving the protein MTSARRVTPADAPHRTWLLVHPKGLVVRREGDDAVFFPTDDDIAQLGVDTKAAHHLGPLRDEHGRDTESFAVSLDEETQLRPPLVVANLREIYIPLGDERFWLAGRATQVVDWAKTHRFCGRCATPTVAMENERCLRCPACGLLSYPRISPAIIVLVRRGDRVLLARNARSTFGFYSVLAGFSEVGESLEETIVREVREEVGVDVANPRYFGSQPWPFPHSLMIGFVADWVSGEIQVDGAEIAHADWFRADALPPIPPRLSIARSLIDAWLADARGT
- a CDS encoding M28 family peptidase, with product MAIGAEEKALAARMTAESIAGPTRFLSDDKLEGRAPGSRGGQLAVEYLASEFRRLGLQPGGDGGTYFQRVPLVALTPEVKGPVTFSSVTKKENSLSLASANDLVIMSGVQETRVRMANAELVFAGYGIVAPEYQWDDYKDVDVRGKVVVVMNNDPSSDPTLFEGKRRLWYGRWDYKYLQAAKKGAAGVIIVHTTESAGYPWQVVVTSNALEKFELPATKGEPRLLAKMWATEDASRRIAALGGENLDALRQAAERRDFRPRALNVKLDLDFTNKRRDIESANVLGVLPGRDPELSREAVVYSAHHDHLGIGAPRNGDSIYNGAVDNASGSGTLVAMAGAFAGAESKPRRSIVFAAVAAEEQGLLGSQWYCEHPTFPAGRIAADLNMDSMNIFGPTRDLGFVGLGKSSLDDVVTALATAQGRTLHGDAFPDRGSFYRSDQFSFAKIGVPSIYIKGGPEYVGRPPGWGKEQQELFERTRYHQPSDEFDPNWDLRGAVEDAQLLLLAGWRIANAPELPTWKKGDEFANVPRPRQ
- a CDS encoding LamG domain-containing protein; the protein is MDFQSGDVVSGPLPDGGDAKPPTDGAKPPDGDPYAQAVLADQPSAYWRFGETSGTTANDEMDAYPGVYERGFTLGAPGIVAGNRAVHLDGQIGTRIVIGDALDCRSRGPCTLEAWVKWEGSSRGYIMSKNGEATGNGYELFTYSPDTNSVQWFYSRVTSGSSTAVTYTTPATRDYVYIVATFEGFEGTVGRLYLDGNEVANTTFGDSRVGSNATLVLGGNSADSGAFQGTLDEVAIYDRVLSPDRIRAHYLAATSK
- a CDS encoding LamG domain-containing protein, whose translation is MVAVPWLVVQITGCSFLADLELPEGGDSPGGGDGAGPPVKDEPPPDGGGPSFDASDPDVRETGTVSDASTDRNDAKVPPPPPKYANEVMADQPSAYWRLGDGSGTSAKDSAGSHPGTYQQGFTLGGNGVVSNDTAVRFDGQSGRIRLGDIFDFSNNVSCTLEAWVQWSGGGTGNIFSKRASDRGGTGYALFVSGVDGGRFRWTYLRQNGDRGTSVTFDTAAKTAFVHVVATYDGNIGRLYLDGAEVQTSEFRDSLVGGQSELYLGNNASGDGGFSGMLDELAIYEHVVSANRIQAHYKAADSK
- a CDS encoding citrate synthase family protein, which gives rise to MLINVDSTIHTTQFVSSPEACAMLGIRRETLYAYASRGLVRSYPSAGKGRGRMYLRDDILRLKARHDARSGHGPVAAGALRWGEPVLDSSITEMTVDGPRYRGMLATDLVARGASFEQVAELLWSGGGVLPPTSPHWPTAAIPEAELAPLAARTRRPLARMPLLLAAWQAHSSFGRSRRGASPPSAEATRRLARSLIAALPWIVNPARWPDAAPRTARVAERICLLLNRSAQPARVRLIDAALVLCADHELTVSSFAARVVASSGADLYAVLLAAASAFSGPLHGTASEAVEALVEDIPQPHRAKRMAAGYAMRGEAIPGFGHHLYRQGDPRGRVLLDLSTEAAGDKRELRILNALVEAAEPLGQHPSVDVALVAAAYALGAPKGTASTLFALGRAAGLVAHALEQRESGVLIRPRARYISPG